The Microbacterium sp. LWH7-1.2 genome window below encodes:
- a CDS encoding SAF domain-containing protein — protein sequence MTAAHDPVRTPRRAFWGDARFFLGVLLVAASVVGVWLVVSAARQTVEVYAAAHTIVPGEAIGTGDLKVVDVALGTLAGTYLTADDLDDPVVATRTIEAGELVPAASVGDPASARTTSVVVRSAVDVPASVEAGSVVEVWSAPLGEQGAYDEPRILVADATVVSVTRDDSMIGGGAAALELVIPRSDVPATLAAMAEESALSIVPATGSGS from the coding sequence ATGACCGCCGCCCACGACCCCGTCCGCACCCCGCGCCGCGCCTTCTGGGGCGACGCGCGGTTCTTCCTCGGCGTGCTCCTCGTGGCGGCATCCGTCGTCGGCGTGTGGCTCGTCGTGTCGGCCGCGCGGCAGACCGTCGAGGTGTACGCGGCCGCGCATACGATCGTCCCGGGCGAGGCGATCGGCACCGGCGACCTGAAGGTCGTCGACGTCGCGCTCGGCACCCTCGCCGGCACGTACCTCACGGCCGACGACCTCGATGACCCCGTGGTCGCGACCCGTACGATCGAGGCGGGCGAACTCGTGCCCGCGGCATCCGTCGGCGATCCCGCCTCGGCCCGTACCACGAGCGTCGTCGTACGCAGCGCCGTCGACGTCCCGGCGTCGGTCGAAGCGGGCAGCGTCGTCGAAGTATGGTCGGCACCGCTCGGGGAACAGGGTGCGTACGACGAGCCGCGCATCCTCGTCGCCGACGCCACCGTCGTGTCGGTGACGCGGGACGACTCCATGATCGGCGGCGGCGCGGCCGCCCTCGAGCTCGTCATCCCGCGCTCCGACGTTCCAGCCACGCTCGCAGCGATGGCCGAGGAGTCCGCGCTGTCCATCGTCCCCGCGACGGGATCCGGCTCGTGA
- a CDS encoding excisionase family DNA-binding protein, with protein MSDDPTSDARLYAPAQVGEVLGVSVDEVMALVHEGRLRGLRVGSPARWRIDAASVGEYLDDQAEEARRMALWRQSQNASFPELWGGSIIRHPD; from the coding sequence ATGTCAGATGACCCGACGTCCGACGCGCGTCTCTACGCACCTGCCCAGGTGGGCGAGGTGCTCGGCGTATCTGTCGACGAGGTCATGGCTCTTGTCCACGAAGGGCGTCTGCGGGGTCTGCGCGTCGGTTCCCCCGCGCGCTGGCGGATCGATGCGGCGAGCGTCGGAGAATACCTCGACGATCAGGCCGAGGAGGCACGGCGCATGGCGCTCTGGCGTCAGTCTCAGAACGCCAGCTTCCCCGAGCTGTGGGGCGGGAGCATCATCCGCCACCCGGACTGA
- a CDS encoding Rv3235 family protein translates to MATTPAGTARVPYASRSSAQVAEFFAPQRTPSTALPAPETFLRNLTVGVLEVFAGVREVDQLARWLTEDAYRKLLTRANLATRARSARGVAAKRPVHTIMSVHESSPADGIIEAVVVVRGPARTRALAVRIEGMDGRWRATSLALL, encoded by the coding sequence ATGGCAACGACGCCCGCGGGCACCGCCCGCGTACCGTACGCGTCCCGCAGCAGCGCGCAGGTCGCGGAGTTCTTCGCGCCGCAGCGGACGCCGTCCACCGCTCTCCCCGCTCCGGAGACGTTTCTGCGCAACCTCACCGTCGGCGTGCTCGAGGTCTTCGCGGGTGTGCGCGAGGTCGACCAACTCGCCCGCTGGCTCACCGAGGACGCCTACCGCAAGCTCCTGACGCGCGCGAACCTCGCGACGCGGGCGCGCAGCGCACGCGGCGTGGCGGCGAAGCGCCCCGTGCACACGATCATGTCGGTGCACGAATCGTCCCCCGCCGACGGCATCATCGAAGCGGTCGTCGTCGTCCGCGGACCGGCGCGGACGCGCGCCCTCGCCGTGCGGATCGAGGGCATGGACGGCCGCTGGCGCGCGACCTCGCTCGCGCTGCTCTGA
- a CDS encoding pyridoxal phosphate-dependent aminotransferase produces MSPLRPLDQSSKLQNVLYEIRGAALAEADRLQDEGHTILKLNTGNPAVFGFEAPFQIVRDMIEAVPHAHGYSDSKGIMSARRAVVSRYEQVPGFPQFDPDDVYLGNGVSELITMTMQALLDEGDEVLIPAPDYPLWTAMTSLAGGTPVHYRCDPDDGWQPSLEDIREKVTPRTKAIVVINPNNPTGAVYSREVLDGIIEIARENSLLLLSDEIYDRILFDDAQHIPLATLAPDLLCLTFNGLSKTYRVAGYRSGWLVITGPKKHAAGFLEGIQLLASTRLCPNVPAQHAVQAALSGVQSIDALIAPEGRLHEQRDAAWEGLERIPGVTCLKPQGALYAFPRLDPDVYEIRDDAKLVYDFLVAEHVLLVQGTGFNWPTPDHLRIVTLPEARVLSEAVERLGNFLSSYKQ; encoded by the coding sequence ATGAGTCCCCTCCGTCCCCTCGATCAGTCGAGCAAGCTCCAGAACGTTCTCTACGAGATCCGCGGGGCGGCACTGGCCGAGGCCGACCGGCTGCAGGACGAGGGGCACACGATCCTCAAGCTCAACACCGGCAACCCGGCGGTGTTCGGATTCGAGGCGCCGTTCCAGATCGTGCGCGACATGATCGAGGCCGTGCCGCATGCGCACGGCTACAGCGACAGCAAGGGCATCATGTCGGCGCGGCGCGCGGTCGTGTCGCGGTACGAACAGGTCCCCGGCTTCCCGCAGTTCGACCCCGACGACGTCTACCTCGGCAACGGCGTGTCCGAGCTCATCACGATGACGATGCAGGCACTCCTCGACGAGGGCGACGAGGTGCTGATCCCGGCGCCGGACTACCCGCTGTGGACCGCGATGACCAGCCTCGCCGGCGGCACCCCGGTGCACTATCGGTGCGATCCCGACGACGGGTGGCAGCCCTCGCTGGAAGACATCCGCGAGAAGGTCACGCCGCGCACCAAGGCGATCGTCGTGATCAATCCGAACAATCCCACCGGCGCCGTCTACAGCCGCGAGGTGCTCGACGGGATCATCGAGATCGCGCGCGAGAACTCGCTGCTGCTGCTCTCGGACGAGATCTACGACCGGATCCTGTTCGACGACGCGCAGCACATCCCGCTCGCGACGCTCGCGCCCGACCTGCTGTGCCTCACGTTCAACGGACTCTCCAAGACGTATCGCGTGGCCGGCTACCGCTCCGGCTGGCTCGTCATCACGGGTCCCAAGAAGCACGCCGCCGGGTTCCTGGAGGGCATCCAGCTGCTGGCCTCCACGCGGCTGTGCCCGAACGTCCCGGCGCAGCACGCGGTCCAGGCGGCGCTTTCGGGGGTGCAGTCGATCGACGCGCTCATCGCCCCCGAGGGGCGCCTTCACGAGCAGCGGGATGCCGCGTGGGAGGGCCTCGAGCGGATCCCCGGCGTGACGTGCCTCAAGCCTCAGGGCGCGCTCTACGCGTTCCCGCGCCTCGACCCGGACGTGTACGAGATCCGCGACGACGCCAAGCTCGTCTACGACTTCCTCGTCGCCGAGCACGTCCTGCTCGTGCAGGGGACCGGCTTCAACTGGCCGACCCCCGACCATCTGCGCATCGTCACGCTGCCCGAGGCACGCGTGCTGTCCGAGGCCGTCGAGCGCCTGGGCAACTTCCTCTCGTCGTACAAGCAGTGA
- the secA gene encoding preprotein translocase subunit SecA, translating into MANPLEKLLRAGEGRILRRLQQVVKAVGALEEDYEHLTDEELRGETAELRARYQAGETLDQLMPEAFAAVREAAKRTLGQRAYDVQIMGGAALHLGNIAEMKTGEGKTLTGAFPVYLNAIAGEGVHVVTVNDFLASYQSELMGRIYRALGMTTGTIVAGQTPEVRREQYNCDITYGTNNEFGFDYLRDNMAWRKEDLVQRGHFYAIVDEVDSILIDEARTPLIISGPSSGEANRWFVEFAKIAKTLEAGVDYEVDEKKRTIGVLEPGIEKVEDYLGIDNLYESANTPLISFLNNSIKALALFKRDTDYVVMNDEVMIVDEHTGRILVGRRYNEGIHQAIEAKEAVPVKAENQTLATVTLQNYFRLYDKLAGMTGTAETEAAEFMSTYQLGVVPIPTNKPMIRKDQSDLVYKNETAKFAQVVEDIAQRHESGQPVLVGTVSVEKSEYLSRLLAKKGIKHEVLNAKNHAREAEIVARAGRLGAVTVATNMAGRGTDIMLGGNAEFLAVQEMKTKGLDPVETPDEYEAEWDAVYESMRDRVAQESTKVVEAGGLYVLGTERHESRRIDNQLRGRSGRQGDPGESRFYLSLTDDLMRLFQSGAAEAIIARTNFPDDVAIESGMVTRAIKSAQSQVEARNAEIRKNVLKYDDVLNRQREAIYSDRRHILQGDDIADRVQHFIEDAINAVIDDHTGAGHSENWDFDALWTELKTLYPVGVTIDEVVAEAAGRKGGITSEGLKREILSDARIAYDTRQNTLGEAATRELERRVVLQVLDRRWRDHLYEMDYLKDGIGLRAMAQRDPLIEYQREGYQMFQAMMGQIKEESVGYLYNLEVEVRRQGEAGAEQVTQVEAKGLGAQPVDNQRLQYSASNDAGEVEVRNDRGQVQQAATSRLRQAAAAAAAAPAPQQAPAAEPQRGAFGQRTDAEATAAAPAPLNRAQRRAAEQRKK; encoded by the coding sequence GTGGCCAACCCCCTCGAGAAACTGCTTCGCGCCGGTGAGGGTCGCATCCTCCGGCGGCTCCAGCAGGTCGTGAAGGCCGTCGGCGCCCTCGAAGAGGACTACGAGCACCTCACTGACGAGGAGCTGCGCGGGGAGACCGCCGAGCTGCGGGCCCGCTACCAGGCCGGCGAGACGCTCGACCAGCTCATGCCGGAGGCGTTCGCCGCCGTCCGAGAGGCCGCGAAGCGCACGCTCGGCCAGCGCGCCTACGACGTGCAGATCATGGGCGGCGCCGCCCTGCACCTCGGCAACATCGCCGAGATGAAGACCGGTGAGGGCAAGACGCTCACCGGCGCCTTCCCCGTGTACCTCAATGCGATCGCGGGCGAGGGCGTCCACGTCGTCACGGTCAACGACTTCCTCGCGTCGTACCAGTCCGAGCTGATGGGCCGCATCTACCGCGCGCTCGGCATGACGACTGGAACGATCGTCGCCGGCCAGACGCCCGAGGTGCGCCGGGAGCAGTACAACTGCGACATCACGTACGGCACGAACAACGAGTTCGGCTTCGACTACCTGCGCGACAACATGGCGTGGCGCAAGGAGGACCTCGTCCAGCGCGGTCACTTCTACGCGATCGTCGACGAGGTCGACTCCATCCTCATCGACGAGGCGCGTACACCGCTCATCATCTCGGGGCCCTCGTCGGGCGAGGCGAATCGCTGGTTCGTCGAGTTCGCGAAGATCGCGAAGACGCTCGAGGCGGGCGTCGACTACGAGGTCGACGAGAAGAAGCGCACCATCGGCGTCCTCGAGCCCGGCATCGAGAAGGTCGAGGACTACCTCGGCATCGACAACCTGTACGAGTCGGCGAACACGCCGCTCATCTCGTTCCTGAACAACTCGATCAAGGCGCTGGCGCTCTTCAAGCGCGACACCGACTACGTCGTGATGAACGACGAGGTCATGATCGTCGACGAGCACACCGGCCGCATCCTGGTCGGCCGCCGCTACAACGAGGGCATCCACCAGGCGATCGAGGCCAAGGAGGCCGTGCCGGTCAAGGCCGAGAACCAGACGCTCGCCACCGTCACGCTGCAGAACTACTTCCGCCTGTACGACAAGCTCGCGGGCATGACGGGTACCGCCGAGACCGAGGCGGCCGAGTTCATGTCCACCTACCAGCTCGGTGTCGTGCCGATCCCGACGAACAAGCCCATGATCCGCAAGGACCAGTCCGACCTCGTGTACAAGAACGAGACCGCGAAGTTCGCGCAGGTCGTCGAAGACATCGCCCAGCGCCACGAGTCGGGCCAGCCCGTGCTCGTCGGCACTGTCAGCGTCGAGAAGAGCGAGTACCTGTCGCGCCTGCTGGCGAAGAAGGGCATCAAGCACGAGGTCCTGAACGCGAAGAACCACGCACGCGAGGCCGAGATCGTCGCGCGCGCCGGACGCCTGGGCGCTGTCACGGTCGCCACCAACATGGCCGGCCGCGGCACCGACATCATGCTCGGGGGCAACGCCGAGTTCCTCGCGGTGCAGGAGATGAAGACGAAGGGCCTCGACCCCGTCGAGACGCCCGACGAGTACGAGGCCGAGTGGGACGCCGTGTACGAGTCCATGCGCGACCGCGTCGCCCAGGAGAGCACCAAGGTCGTCGAGGCGGGCGGGCTGTACGTCCTCGGCACCGAGCGCCACGAGTCGCGCCGCATCGACAACCAGCTGCGCGGTCGCTCGGGCCGTCAGGGCGACCCCGGCGAGAGCCGCTTCTATCTGTCGCTCACCGACGACCTCATGCGCCTCTTCCAGTCCGGCGCGGCCGAGGCGATCATCGCCCGCACCAATTTCCCCGACGACGTCGCGATCGAGTCGGGCATGGTCACGCGCGCGATCAAGTCGGCGCAGAGCCAGGTCGAGGCGCGCAACGCCGAGATCCGCAAGAACGTCCTCAAGTACGACGACGTCCTCAACCGCCAGCGTGAGGCGATCTACTCCGACCGTCGCCACATCCTGCAGGGCGACGACATCGCCGACCGCGTGCAGCACTTCATCGAAGACGCCATCAACGCCGTCATCGACGACCACACCGGCGCAGGTCACAGTGAGAACTGGGACTTCGACGCGCTGTGGACGGAGCTCAAGACCCTCTACCCGGTCGGCGTGACCATCGACGAGGTCGTGGCCGAGGCCGCCGGTCGTAAGGGCGGGATCACCTCAGAGGGCCTCAAGCGCGAGATCCTCTCCGACGCGCGCATCGCATACGACACACGGCAGAACACGCTCGGCGAGGCCGCGACGCGCGAGCTCGAACGGCGCGTCGTGCTGCAGGTGCTCGACCGGCGCTGGCGCGACCACCTCTACGAGATGGACTACCTCAAGGACGGCATCGGCCTGCGCGCGATGGCCCAGCGCGACCCGCTCATCGAGTACCAGCGCGAGGGCTACCAGATGTTCCAGGCGATGATGGGGCAGATCAAGGAGGAGTCGGTCGGCTACCTCTACAACCTCGAGGTCGAGGTCCGCCGTCAGGGTGAGGCCGGGGCCGAGCAGGTCACTCAGGTCGAGGCCAAGGGTCTCGGCGCTCAGCCCGTCGACAACCAGCGCCTGCAGTACTCGGCGTCGAACGACGCCGGTGAGGTCGAGGTGCGCAACGACCGCGGCCAGGTGCAGCAGGCGGCGACCTCCCGCCTGCGTCAGGCGGCGGCCGCCGCCGCCGCGGCACCCGCCCCGCAGCAGGCGCCTGCCGCCGAGCCGCAGCGCGGCGCCTTCGGCCAGCGGACGGATGCCGAGGCCACTGCCGCGGCGCCGGCGCCGCTGAACCGCGCGCAGCGTCGCGCGGCCGAGCAGCGAAAGAAGTAG
- a CDS encoding biotin/lipoyl-binding protein, translating to MVVWRRWIFPILLVLVLGIAAAALVKIAFFPDSAPAAAAQPSAQIADPVVPVERGAVTNALSLPGTIARDGGYPIRSEIDGTVTAVHVGEGQTVTAGQKLFTIKQADPVKNIDVLAPEAGDVTEITVVKGQPATIGGELASLTPARFHVQATVDPVQLYRLQGAPSEGSVTIQGGPAPFTCTGLKVSVAEDGTTTVTCAVSADQVVFAGLQAQLDIDLGTVSDVLVVPTTAVKGGSGTGVVWVDAGTGELEERDVALGVSDGAIVEVTEGIEEGEQVRQYVPGVLAGEDPVCYDDGMGGEYCEPAGWSW from the coding sequence ATGGTTGTCTGGCGTCGATGGATCTTCCCGATCCTGCTGGTGCTCGTGCTGGGAATCGCGGCGGCCGCGCTGGTGAAGATCGCCTTCTTCCCCGACTCGGCGCCCGCCGCCGCGGCACAGCCTTCCGCGCAGATCGCCGATCCGGTCGTCCCCGTCGAGCGGGGGGCCGTCACCAACGCACTCAGCCTGCCGGGCACGATCGCCAGGGATGGCGGGTATCCGATCCGCTCCGAGATCGACGGCACCGTCACTGCGGTACATGTCGGCGAGGGGCAGACGGTCACCGCGGGGCAGAAGCTCTTCACCATCAAGCAGGCCGACCCTGTCAAGAACATCGATGTCCTGGCTCCCGAGGCGGGCGACGTGACCGAGATCACCGTCGTGAAGGGGCAGCCCGCCACGATCGGCGGCGAGCTCGCCTCGCTGACGCCCGCCCGGTTCCACGTCCAGGCCACGGTCGACCCGGTGCAGCTGTACCGCCTGCAGGGTGCGCCGTCGGAGGGATCCGTGACGATCCAGGGCGGCCCCGCGCCTTTCACGTGCACCGGGCTCAAGGTCTCCGTCGCCGAGGACGGCACCACCACCGTCACCTGCGCAGTGTCGGCCGACCAGGTCGTGTTCGCGGGGCTGCAGGCGCAGCTCGACATCGACCTCGGCACGGTCTCGGACGTGCTCGTCGTGCCGACCACCGCGGTCAAGGGCGGGTCGGGAACCGGCGTCGTCTGGGTGGATGCCGGCACCGGCGAGCTGGAGGAACGGGACGTCGCGCTCGGGGTGAGCGACGGGGCCATCGTCGAGGTGACCGAAGGGATCGAGGAGGGCGAGCAGGTGCGCCAGTACGTGCCCGGCGTCCTCGCGGGCGAGGACCCCGTCTGCTACGACGACGGCATGGGCGGCGAGTACTGCGAGCCCGCGGGGTGGAGCTGGTGA
- a CDS encoding ABC transporter ATP-binding protein, with protein MTLVRLEGVAKHVLLPDDSRLDILRGIDLAVAAGDHVAIVGRSGSGKSTLLNLMGMLDRPSEGAVWFRGEPVRKMRRGKLDRLRGRNVGFVFQQFNLLAGRTALENVEMPLGYATGREFWRRRRTATEMLERVGLGHRVESTPEQMSGGEQQRVAIARALVRRPALILADEPTGALDVETGGTVMELLDDIASEADAALVTITHDLHVAARARRHYRLDAGVLTPFDLGSTPMPPVADSSAPELAASVEEPDAGVEASVDVATWEGEPEHAEVTS; from the coding sequence GTGACCCTCGTCCGCCTCGAAGGCGTCGCCAAGCACGTGCTGCTGCCCGACGACAGCCGCCTCGACATCCTGCGCGGCATCGACCTCGCCGTCGCCGCGGGAGACCACGTCGCGATCGTCGGGCGCAGCGGCTCCGGCAAGTCCACGCTCCTGAATCTGATGGGCATGCTGGACCGCCCGTCCGAGGGCGCGGTGTGGTTCCGCGGGGAACCGGTCCGCAAGATGAGGCGCGGCAAGCTCGACAGACTGCGTGGGCGCAACGTCGGCTTCGTCTTCCAGCAGTTCAACCTGCTCGCGGGGCGCACGGCGCTCGAGAACGTCGAGATGCCGCTCGGCTACGCGACCGGCCGGGAGTTCTGGCGCCGCCGGCGCACCGCGACCGAGATGCTCGAGCGCGTCGGCCTCGGCCATCGCGTCGAGTCGACGCCCGAGCAGATGTCGGGCGGCGAGCAGCAGCGCGTGGCGATCGCCCGCGCCCTCGTCCGTCGCCCGGCGCTGATCCTCGCCGACGAGCCCACCGGCGCCCTCGATGTCGAGACGGGCGGGACGGTCATGGAACTCCTCGACGACATCGCCTCCGAGGCGGACGCCGCGCTCGTGACGATCACGCACGACCTTCACGTCGCCGCTCGCGCCCGGCGGCACTACCGCCTCGACGCCGGTGTGCTCACGCCGTTCGATCTCGGCAGCACGCCGATGCCCCCGGTGGCGGACTCGTCCGCACCCGAACTGGCGGCGAGCGTGGAGGAGCCGGACGCCGGGGTCGAGGCATCCGTCGACGTCGCAACGTGGGAAGGCGAACCGGAGCATGCGGAGGTGACATCGTGA
- a CDS encoding ABC transporter permease, whose amino-acid sequence MSGLIGALGEAWSELRHHKLRVLLSLIGIAVSVGALTAVVALSEYQRQQMAEQSDQSGGRPATLSITASRTDGAPMDWESFDAHLDRVAERYSFSHLTRIVDPVQLEVQTPEQVRPVMARLVDPAYAVIHRSPVLEGRWFQDADSQLLAPPVVITEALWDVYGRPALGPGFALSLQGDLTGQYTVVGVTPRLYAGDEEKRVTLMFDSYAARRDALPADAMIAWETWVPEDGVADLGPALAADLRAGQDDIQVNVSRTDWASRPDAQSSMAAFEVITGGIAGLVLLLGGLGLVNIQLVAMRQRIREIGVRRSFGATQGRIFTSVLLESVVATAVAGVIGIAIAVAVLRAPFVMDMFSGLQDVPPFPVRAAVTGLVAAVAIGALAGFIPALMAVRSNVIDALRF is encoded by the coding sequence GTGAGCGGCCTCATCGGAGCGCTGGGCGAAGCGTGGTCGGAGCTGCGCCACCACAAACTGCGGGTGCTGCTGAGCCTCATCGGCATCGCGGTCTCGGTCGGCGCGCTGACCGCCGTCGTCGCCCTCAGCGAGTACCAGCGGCAGCAGATGGCGGAGCAGTCGGACCAGAGCGGCGGGAGGCCCGCCACGCTGTCGATCACGGCCTCGCGCACCGACGGTGCGCCGATGGACTGGGAGTCGTTCGACGCCCACCTCGATCGCGTCGCGGAACGGTACTCGTTCTCGCACCTCACGCGCATCGTCGACCCGGTGCAGCTCGAGGTGCAGACGCCGGAGCAGGTGCGGCCGGTGATGGCGCGCCTCGTCGACCCCGCCTACGCGGTGATCCACCGCTCCCCCGTCCTCGAGGGGCGCTGGTTCCAGGACGCGGACTCCCAACTGCTGGCTCCCCCGGTCGTGATCACGGAGGCGCTGTGGGATGTCTACGGGCGGCCCGCACTCGGCCCGGGATTCGCGCTGAGCCTGCAGGGCGACCTCACCGGGCAGTACACCGTCGTCGGCGTGACGCCGCGTCTGTACGCCGGCGACGAGGAGAAGCGCGTGACGCTCATGTTCGACTCCTACGCCGCGCGCCGCGATGCGCTGCCGGCTGACGCCATGATCGCGTGGGAGACGTGGGTGCCGGAGGACGGCGTCGCCGACCTCGGGCCTGCGCTCGCGGCGGATCTGCGTGCCGGGCAGGACGACATCCAGGTCAACGTCAGCCGCACCGACTGGGCCTCGCGGCCCGACGCCCAGAGCTCGATGGCCGCGTTCGAGGTCATCACCGGGGGCATCGCCGGGCTCGTGCTGCTTCTCGGCGGTCTCGGACTCGTCAACATCCAGCTGGTCGCGATGCGTCAGCGCATCCGCGAGATCGGCGTGCGCCGCAGCTTCGGCGCGACGCAGGGCCGCATCTTCACCTCGGTCCTGCTCGAGAGCGTCGTGGCGACGGCAGTCGCGGGCGTGATCGGCATCGCGATCGCCGTCGCGGTGCTGAGGGCGCCGTTCGTCATGGACATGTTCTCCGGTCTGCAGGACGTCCCGCCCTTCCCGGTGCGCGCCGCGGTCACCGGGCTCGTCGCAGCCGTCGCGATCGGCGCACTGGCCGGGTTCATCCCGGCGCTCATGGCGGTGCGTTCCAACGTCATCGACGCACTCCGCTTCTAG
- a CDS encoding PadR family transcriptional regulator, with amino-acid sequence MSVRQSLLAILDQGPCYGYQLRAEFDRRTGSTWPLNVGQIYNTLDRLERDGLVEKGDVDEHGHVYWEITDAGAAEVREWLASPVQRAQGTRDELAIKLAVAATLPGVEVADIIQAQRRASLAQLQELNRAKYSGANPDGPEELAWSLVVDSMIFSAEAEVRWLDHSEQRLALHPHHAMTLELSTDKPKRGRPARAEASVPAEKAR; translated from the coding sequence ATGTCCGTCCGACAGAGTCTGCTCGCGATCCTCGATCAGGGCCCGTGCTACGGCTACCAGCTGCGCGCCGAGTTCGATCGGCGCACCGGATCGACCTGGCCGCTCAACGTGGGCCAGATCTACAACACGCTCGACCGCCTCGAGCGCGACGGACTCGTCGAGAAGGGCGACGTCGACGAGCACGGTCACGTCTACTGGGAGATCACCGATGCCGGAGCCGCCGAGGTGCGGGAGTGGCTGGCCTCCCCGGTGCAGCGCGCGCAGGGCACCCGTGACGAGCTGGCGATCAAGCTCGCGGTCGCCGCGACTCTGCCCGGGGTGGAGGTGGCGGACATCATCCAGGCGCAGCGCCGCGCCTCGCTCGCGCAGCTGCAGGAGCTCAACCGCGCCAAGTACTCCGGCGCGAACCCCGACGGCCCGGAAGAGCTGGCGTGGTCGCTCGTCGTCGACTCCATGATCTTCTCGGCCGAAGCGGAGGTCCGCTGGCTCGACCACTCCGAGCAGCGCCTGGCGCTGCACCCGCATCACGCCATGACGCTCGAGCTCTCGACCGACAAGCCCAAGCGCGGCCGCCCGGCTCGCGCCGAGGCATCCGTTCCTGCCGAGAAGGCACGATGA
- a CDS encoding ABC transporter ATP-binding protein — translation MTDTVLRLIGVTQQYGTGATAVSALSGVDFDVSQGELVAVMGPSGSGKSTLLSIAGGLAIPTTGEVIVEGKYLSEQTPAQLARLRRRSLGFVFQDFNLIPTLTALENVTLPLELDGFRARVARRAGRDALASVGLENKADSYPDDLSGGQQQRVAIARAVVGGRRLILADEPTGALDSVTGEMVLKMLRARVDAGAAGILVTHEARHAAFADRIVFLRDGRIVDESRRASADSLLAAR, via the coding sequence ATGACCGACACCGTGCTGCGCCTCATCGGGGTGACGCAGCAGTACGGCACAGGGGCGACCGCCGTCTCGGCGCTCTCCGGCGTCGACTTCGACGTGAGCCAGGGCGAGCTCGTCGCGGTGATGGGCCCGTCAGGCTCGGGCAAGTCGACGCTGCTGTCGATCGCGGGCGGGCTCGCCATCCCGACGACCGGGGAGGTGATCGTAGAGGGCAAGTACCTCAGCGAGCAGACTCCGGCGCAGCTGGCCCGACTGCGGCGCCGCTCGCTCGGGTTCGTGTTCCAGGACTTCAACCTCATCCCCACGCTGACCGCGCTCGAGAACGTCACGCTGCCCCTCGAGCTCGACGGGTTCCGGGCGCGGGTCGCTCGTCGCGCCGGGCGGGACGCCCTCGCGTCGGTCGGACTCGAGAACAAGGCCGATTCCTACCCCGACGATCTGTCGGGCGGCCAGCAGCAGCGCGTGGCGATCGCCAGAGCCGTCGTCGGGGGCCGCCGGCTGATCCTCGCCGACGAGCCCACCGGCGCGCTCGACTCGGTGACCGGCGAGATGGTGCTGAAGATGCTGCGCGCACGGGTGGATGCCGGGGCGGCCGGCATCCTCGTCACCCACGAGGCCCGCCACGCCGCCTTCGCCGACCGCATCGTCTTCCTCCGCGACGGCCGCATCGTGGACGAGTCGCGCCGCGCGAGCGCGGACTCGCTGCTGGCGGCCCGATGA